One Rhizobiales bacterium GAS188 DNA window includes the following coding sequences:
- a CDS encoding amino acid/amide ABC transporter ATP-binding protein 2, HAAT family: MADAALLEVAEIVAGYGGVDILRGIDLTIAAGETVALLGSNGVGKTTLNKVLSGMLRPRSGTVTFEGRRLDRASPAAIVDMGLVHVPEGRRIFADMSVDENLTLGSYRRGKIHRSQNRERVMAIFPRLAERCRQRAGTLSGGEQQMLAIGRGLMAEPRFLILDEPSLGLSPLLVEEMFALVRRLSGEGLAILLVEQNVVQSLGVAARAYVLECGRIVLSGTGEALARDPNLQKTYLGM, translated from the coding sequence ATGGCTGATGCCGCGCTCCTGGAGGTGGCCGAAATCGTCGCCGGCTATGGCGGGGTCGACATCCTGCGCGGCATCGATCTTACGATCGCGGCTGGCGAGACGGTCGCCCTGCTCGGCTCGAATGGGGTCGGCAAGACGACGCTCAACAAGGTGCTGAGCGGCATGCTGCGGCCGCGCTCAGGGACCGTCACTTTCGAGGGGCGCAGGCTCGATCGCGCCTCGCCGGCCGCGATCGTGGATATGGGCCTCGTGCATGTGCCGGAAGGGAGGCGCATCTTCGCCGATATGAGCGTCGACGAGAATCTGACTCTCGGCAGCTATCGGCGCGGCAAGATACACCGCTCTCAGAACCGCGAACGCGTCATGGCGATCTTCCCGCGTCTCGCCGAGCGCTGCCGCCAGCGCGCCGGAACCCTGTCGGGCGGCGAGCAGCAGATGCTGGCGATCGGCCGCGGCCTGATGGCGGAGCCGCGCTTCCTCATCCTCGACGAGCCGTCGCTCGGCCTGTCGCCGCTCCTGGTCGAGGAGATGTTCGCCCTGGTGCGGCGCCTCTCGGGCGAGGGTCTTGCCATCCTGCTCGTCGAGCAGAATGTGGTGCAGTCGCTCGGCGTTGCGGCCCGCGCCTATGTACTCGAATGCGGCCGCATCGTGCTGTCGGGCACAGGCGAGGCGCTCGCCCGCGACCCGAACCTGCAAAAAACCTATCTTGGAATGTAG
- a CDS encoding 2-Methylisocitrate lyase, PEP mutase family encodes MELKQRLSQGGILVAPGIYDALTASLAIGAGFEAVYLSGAAIAYTRLGGPDIGLVSMAEVAETLSLVRERIEAPIIVDADTGYGNALNVARTVRAFEQAGANAIQLEDQTFPKRCGHLADKSIIPAAEMAGKLRAAVDARRSEATLIIARTDAVAVEDFEAAIERAVLYAESGADLLFVEAPKTHAQLGAIVGALGNRLPLMANMVEGGQTPVLSARELEGIGFRLVIFPGGIVRAVARTAQSFYQVLARDGTTDGFRDWMFDFDALNDLLGTRAILERGQAYESKLSLPHVKTDEWP; translated from the coding sequence ATGGAACTCAAGCAACGCCTGTCGCAAGGCGGCATTCTCGTGGCGCCCGGCATCTATGACGCGCTCACCGCCTCGCTAGCGATCGGGGCCGGCTTCGAGGCGGTCTATCTCTCGGGCGCTGCCATCGCCTATACGCGGCTCGGCGGGCCCGATATCGGCCTCGTCTCGATGGCCGAGGTCGCCGAGACGCTGAGCCTGGTGCGCGAGCGCATCGAGGCGCCGATCATCGTCGACGCCGATACGGGCTATGGCAATGCGCTCAATGTGGCGCGCACCGTGCGCGCCTTCGAGCAGGCGGGCGCCAACGCCATCCAGCTCGAGGACCAGACCTTCCCCAAGCGCTGCGGCCATCTCGCCGATAAGAGCATCATCCCGGCCGCCGAGATGGCCGGCAAATTGCGCGCCGCCGTCGATGCGCGACGCAGCGAGGCGACCTTGATCATCGCGCGCACCGATGCCGTGGCGGTCGAGGATTTCGAGGCGGCGATCGAGCGCGCCGTGCTCTATGCCGAATCCGGCGCCGACCTGCTATTCGTCGAGGCGCCGAAGACGCATGCGCAGCTCGGCGCCATCGTCGGTGCGCTCGGCAACCGCCTGCCGCTGATGGCCAATATGGTGGAAGGCGGCCAGACGCCGGTCCTCTCGGCACGTGAGCTCGAGGGGATCGGCTTCCGCCTCGTCATCTTCCCCGGCGGCATCGTGCGGGCCGTGGCGCGCACGGCGCAGAGCTTCTACCAGGTGCTGGCGCGCGACGGCACGACGGACGGCTTCCGCGACTGGATGTTCGATTTCGACGCCCTCAACGACCTGCTCGGCACGCGAGCCATCCTCGAACGCGGCCAGGCCTATGAGAGCAAGCTCTCGCTCCCGCATGTGAAGACGGATGAATGGCCGTGA
- a CDS encoding amino acid/amide ABC transporter membrane protein 1, HAAT family, with protein sequence MLAPDILLSAVLNGLLTGAVYALIAVGLTLVYGVLHIINFAHGAILSAAMFAAYCAWVAGIDPYLALLVLAPLFFGLGYGLQRLVISPASHGEDQNILLVTLGLSILIENALNAAFHSDTRSIDVPYGLDTLDLGFTFLPMPRVIAFMVACLVALALWFLLTRTDTGKAIRAVAKEKYGASLMGIDVAHIYAVTFGLGAACLAVSACLLLPSYYVNPRVGEAYVLVAFTIVVFGGMGSVPGALIGGLIIGVIESLTGLFFGESLGQLGIFLIFILMLLMRPTGLFGARA encoded by the coding sequence ATGCTCGCCCCCGACATCCTGCTTTCGGCGGTCCTGAACGGCCTCTTGACCGGGGCCGTCTACGCGCTGATCGCGGTCGGGCTGACGCTCGTCTACGGCGTCTTGCACATCATCAACTTTGCGCATGGCGCCATCCTCTCGGCCGCGATGTTTGCCGCCTATTGCGCCTGGGTGGCGGGCATCGACCCCTATCTCGCGCTGCTGGTGCTGGCGCCCCTATTCTTCGGGCTCGGCTATGGGCTGCAGCGCCTGGTGATATCGCCGGCGAGCCATGGGGAGGACCAGAACATCCTTCTCGTCACGCTCGGCCTGTCGATCCTGATCGAGAACGCGCTGAACGCCGCCTTCCATTCCGACACGCGCTCGATCGACGTGCCCTATGGCCTCGACACGCTCGATCTCGGCTTCACCTTCCTGCCCATGCCGCGCGTCATCGCCTTCATGGTCGCCTGCCTGGTGGCGCTGGCGCTGTGGTTCCTGCTCACGCGCACCGATACCGGCAAGGCCATCCGGGCGGTGGCGAAGGAGAAATACGGCGCCTCGCTGATGGGCATCGACGTCGCGCATATCTATGCGGTCACCTTCGGCCTCGGCGCAGCCTGCCTCGCGGTCTCGGCCTGCCTGCTGCTGCCGAGCTATTACGTCAATCCGCGCGTCGGCGAAGCCTATGTGCTCGTCGCCTTCACGATCGTCGTCTTCGGCGGCATGGGCTCGGTGCCCGGCGCCCTCATCGGCGGGCTGATCATCGGCGTCATCGAAAGCCTGACGGGCCTGTTCTTCGGCGAGAGCCTCGGCCAGCTCGGTATCTTCCTGATCTTCATCCTGATGCTGCTCATGCGCCCGACCGGCCTCTTCGGAGCCCGGGCATGA
- a CDS encoding 2-methylcitrate dehydratase PrpD, with product MTALTSGVVPASILLTGVRPPWLDAWGRFAHRLGFADLPEQVVARCKLVLLDTIGVIACGMQEKETKALVGRLAAVNGASNSGAPVIGAGRRLPAAISAFLNGTAGTMLELDEGNQYARGHPGIHVVPAALASAELRGAPGTSLLAAIALGYEIGARIGIASKLRVTMHPHGTWGSVGAAMSVAKLNGADPQQLVETINVASTLGLATSRRTMLEGGTVRNSYAGFANQLGLTAWELVASGFVGETDGVGTVYGSVIADDFIPEEMTAELGERWEIARNYFKRHAACRYTHGALDALADIVKQAGGRLDPTAIASIEVDTYVWAAQLDSPEPRNMVAAKFSLPFALATAITHGGACVEAFRDSALQDSATRQLARRVSVREDAALTAQLPGLRPARLRICLRDGRAFEAQTLTNKGDTEDPYPDDEVRLKFRELAEPVFGKAQAQHIADAVDGIERARDIGELGRLLAASAQEGR from the coding sequence ATGACCGCCCTCACCTCCGGCGTCGTTCCGGCATCGATCCTCCTCACCGGCGTTCGCCCTCCCTGGCTCGACGCATGGGGGCGTTTCGCCCATCGGCTCGGCTTCGCCGATCTTCCGGAGCAGGTCGTCGCCCGCTGCAAGCTCGTCCTCCTCGACACGATCGGCGTCATCGCCTGCGGCATGCAGGAAAAGGAGACCAAGGCGCTGGTCGGGCGTCTGGCAGCGGTCAACGGCGCCTCCAATTCCGGGGCGCCGGTCATCGGCGCGGGGCGACGCCTGCCGGCAGCGATTTCAGCCTTCCTCAACGGCACGGCCGGCACCATGCTCGAGCTCGACGAAGGCAACCAATACGCGCGCGGCCATCCAGGCATCCATGTGGTGCCTGCCGCGCTCGCAAGCGCGGAGTTGCGCGGCGCTCCCGGCACGAGCCTCCTCGCCGCGATCGCGCTCGGCTACGAGATCGGGGCGCGCATCGGCATCGCCTCGAAGCTGCGCGTCACGATGCACCCGCACGGCACCTGGGGCTCGGTCGGCGCCGCCATGAGCGTCGCCAAGCTGAACGGCGCCGATCCGCAGCAGCTCGTCGAGACCATCAATGTCGCATCGACGCTCGGCCTCGCCACCAGCCGCCGCACGATGCTCGAGGGCGGCACCGTGCGCAACAGCTATGCGGGCTTCGCCAACCAGCTCGGCCTGACCGCCTGGGAACTCGTCGCCAGCGGCTTTGTCGGCGAGACCGACGGTGTCGGCACCGTCTATGGCAGCGTCATCGCCGATGACTTCATTCCGGAAGAGATGACGGCCGAGCTCGGCGAGCGCTGGGAGATCGCCCGCAACTACTTCAAGCGCCACGCCGCCTGCCGCTACACGCATGGCGCGCTCGATGCACTCGCCGATATCGTGAAACAGGCGGGCGGCCGACTCGATCCGACTGCGATCGCCTCGATCGAGGTCGACACCTATGTGTGGGCGGCGCAGCTCGACTCACCCGAGCCGCGCAACATGGTGGCGGCGAAGTTCTCGCTGCCCTTCGCGCTGGCGACCGCGATCACCCATGGCGGCGCCTGTGTCGAGGCCTTCCGCGATAGCGCCTTGCAAGACTCCGCGACGCGCCAGCTCGCCCGGCGCGTCAGCGTGCGAGAAGATGCGGCGCTGACGGCGCAATTGCCCGGATTGCGGCCCGCGCGGCTGCGTATTTGCCTCCGCGACGGGCGCGCATTCGAAGCGCAAACTCTCACCAACAAGGGCGATACCGAGGATCCCTATCCGGACGACGAGGTCCGCCTGAAATTCCGCGAGCTTGCCGAACCGGTCTTCGGCAAAGCGCAGGCGCAGCACATTGCCGACGCGGTCGATGGGATCGAGCGGGCACGAGACATCGGCGAGCTCGGCCGGCTTCTGGCCGCGAGTGCTCAGGAGGGACGATGA
- a CDS encoding amino acid/amide ABC transporter membrane protein 2, HAAT family: protein MSTARAYGSILGVMALCALLPLATSSNTLLNGMVLTLLIALAGCGWNLLGGYGGLFSFGHAAFFGTGAYATAILQSRYGVNAWLAFAAAAAIGALVGWIIGYLSFRSGLRGSYFALVTLAFAEVFRIIANASPFFGGAPGILLKLDIRPANFQFESRAVYYWIALALVGAAMLAMRAVERSRLGAYVVAIRENENAAKALGVDTLAVKLKAIALSATITAAAGALYVQYFLLVNADLGFGTWISIEALVAPIIGGLGTVFGPLLGALVLHELGELTRGIAGGLPGIDTALFGALLILVIAFARDGIQGLITRLIARLTRRPAAPAIEAVP, encoded by the coding sequence ATGAGCACGGCGCGCGCCTATGGGTCGATCCTCGGCGTGATGGCGCTCTGCGCCCTGCTGCCGCTCGCGACCTCGTCGAACACGCTTCTCAACGGCATGGTGCTGACGCTGCTGATCGCGCTCGCGGGATGCGGCTGGAACCTGCTCGGCGGCTATGGCGGCCTGTTCTCCTTCGGCCATGCGGCCTTCTTCGGCACGGGCGCCTATGCGACCGCCATCCTGCAATCGCGCTACGGTGTGAATGCCTGGCTGGCTTTCGCGGCGGCCGCGGCGATCGGCGCGCTTGTCGGCTGGATCATCGGCTATCTCAGCTTCCGCTCAGGATTGCGCGGCTCCTATTTCGCGCTCGTCACTCTCGCCTTCGCGGAAGTGTTCCGCATCATCGCCAATGCCTCGCCGTTCTTCGGCGGGGCGCCCGGCATCCTGCTCAAGCTCGATATCCGCCCCGCCAATTTCCAGTTCGAGAGCCGCGCCGTCTATTACTGGATCGCGCTCGCCCTGGTCGGCGCCGCGATGCTCGCGATGCGCGCCGTCGAGCGTTCGCGGCTCGGCGCCTATGTCGTGGCGATCCGCGAGAACGAGAATGCCGCAAAGGCGCTCGGCGTCGATACTCTGGCGGTCAAGCTCAAGGCGATCGCATTGTCGGCCACCATCACGGCCGCGGCAGGCGCGCTCTATGTGCAATATTTCCTGCTGGTGAACGCCGATCTCGGCTTCGGCACCTGGATCTCGATCGAGGCGCTGGTCGCGCCCATCATCGGCGGCCTCGGCACCGTGTTCGGGCCCTTGCTCGGCGCGCTGGTGCTGCATGAGCTCGGCGAGCTGACGCGCGGCATTGCGGGCGGCCTGCCGGGCATCGACACAGCCCTGTTCGGCGCCTTGCTGATCCTCGTCATCGCCTTTGCGCGCGACGGCATCCAGGGCCTGATCACGAGGCTCATCGCGCGGCTCACGCGCCGGCCCGCCGCTCCCGCGATCGAGGCCGTGCCATGA
- a CDS encoding amino acid/amide ABC transporter ATP-binding protein 1, HAAT family: MTVLLSVEGMTKRFGGLIAVDDVTFSLEQGGICGLIGPNGAGKTTLFALIAGFERPTQGRVLFRGEDIGRLAPHSRAQAGIARTFQIVQPFAGLSVVENIAVGAHLRHLGRAEAIAKAGEVARFVGLGRELEAQAAGLTVAARKRLELARALATEPTLLLLDEVLAGLNPSEIRDILPVIRSIRDGGVTLLMVEHVMQAVMNLCEHVLVLAQGRLIAEGLPREVTRNRRVIEAYLGEGAAKRLEAQHG; encoded by the coding sequence ATGACGGTGCTCTTGTCGGTCGAGGGCATGACGAAGCGCTTCGGCGGGCTTATAGCCGTCGATGACGTGACGTTCTCGCTCGAGCAAGGCGGGATTTGCGGCCTGATCGGACCGAACGGCGCCGGCAAGACCACCTTGTTCGCCCTGATCGCCGGCTTCGAGCGGCCGACCCAGGGGCGCGTGCTGTTCCGTGGAGAGGATATCGGGCGCCTTGCTCCGCATAGCCGCGCCCAGGCCGGCATCGCCCGCACCTTCCAGATCGTCCAGCCTTTCGCAGGGCTCAGCGTCGTCGAGAACATCGCGGTCGGCGCGCATCTGCGCCATCTCGGCCGCGCCGAGGCGATCGCCAAGGCCGGGGAGGTCGCGAGATTCGTCGGCCTCGGCCGTGAGCTCGAGGCGCAGGCGGCCGGCCTGACGGTCGCGGCGCGCAAGCGCCTCGAGCTTGCCCGGGCGCTCGCGACCGAGCCGACGCTGCTCCTGCTCGACGAGGTGCTGGCCGGCCTCAACCCCTCCGAGATCCGCGACATCCTGCCGGTGATCCGCTCCATCCGCGATGGCGGCGTGACCTTGCTGATGGTCGAGCACGTCATGCAGGCCGTCATGAATCTCTGCGAACATGTGCTCGTCCTGGCGCAAGGAAGGCTGATCGCCGAAGGCCTGCCGCGCGAAGTCACGCGCAATCGGCGTGTCATCGAGGCCTATCTCGGCGAAGGCGCGGCGAAGCGCCTGGAGGCTCAGCATGGCTGA
- a CDS encoding amino acid/amide ABC transporter substrate-binding protein, HAAT family — translation MRKGFTRLTRRNLLGTTAGAAAASLALPAYLRAQTAPIKVGILQPMTGALAFDGQQGQLGAELAIKAINSAGGIKSLGGAKLDMVAGDARSTPDGGTSEVERMQNEGVAAIVGGFASPICLAATQAAARYDLPYIVDVGVTDQIVQRGLKNTFRFAPGFGKVSTTAIDNLVKLNDGAGKPAKTVVLVHEDGLFGSGLAKLLQAELPKRGFEILDTIAHPTPARDMSNVALQIRAKNPDLIIPSSYYGEFVLLARTMQQQRIKPKGVYCVLNGAASNFRFVKEFPEAAQNVMDCNHWYDPRKDAAVALRKEVEQQGKFFTYNTALNYSCVLLLADAIERAASADRAKITTALASSSFAGHIMPYGPTQFVDGQNQGAAPVNLQVQGADIKVIFPDTFADGKPIFPVPA, via the coding sequence ATGAGGAAAGGCTTCACAAGACTGACCCGCCGCAACCTGCTCGGCACCACGGCAGGTGCCGCCGCGGCGAGCCTTGCCTTGCCGGCCTATCTGCGGGCCCAGACGGCGCCGATCAAGGTCGGCATCCTGCAGCCTATGACCGGGGCGCTCGCCTTCGACGGGCAGCAGGGCCAGCTCGGAGCCGAGCTCGCCATCAAGGCGATCAACAGCGCAGGCGGGATCAAATCGCTCGGCGGCGCCAAGCTCGACATGGTCGCGGGCGATGCGCGCTCGACGCCCGATGGCGGCACGAGCGAGGTCGAGCGCATGCAGAATGAAGGCGTCGCGGCGATCGTCGGCGGCTTCGCGAGCCCGATCTGCCTTGCCGCCACCCAGGCCGCCGCACGCTATGACCTGCCCTATATCGTCGATGTCGGCGTGACCGACCAGATCGTGCAGCGCGGCCTGAAGAACACTTTCCGGTTCGCACCGGGCTTCGGCAAGGTCTCGACGACCGCGATCGATAATCTCGTCAAGCTCAATGACGGTGCAGGCAAGCCCGCCAAGACCGTGGTGCTGGTGCATGAGGACGGGCTGTTCGGCTCAGGGCTAGCCAAATTGCTGCAGGCGGAGCTGCCGAAGCGCGGCTTCGAGATCCTCGACACCATCGCGCATCCGACGCCGGCGCGCGACATGTCGAATGTGGCGCTGCAGATCCGCGCCAAGAATCCGGATCTCATCATCCCGTCGAGCTATTATGGCGAGTTCGTGCTGCTCGCCCGCACCATGCAGCAGCAGCGCATCAAGCCGAAAGGCGTCTATTGCGTGCTCAACGGCGCGGCCTCGAATTTCCGCTTCGTCAAGGAATTCCCGGAAGCCGCCCAGAACGTGATGGACTGCAATCATTGGTACGATCCGCGCAAGGACGCGGCGGTGGCGCTGCGCAAAGAGGTCGAACAGCAAGGCAAGTTCTTCACCTACAACACGGCGCTCAACTATTCCTGCGTGCTGCTGCTCGCCGATGCGATCGAGCGCGCAGCCTCAGCGGACCGAGCCAAGATCACGACGGCGCTCGCTTCGTCGAGCTTCGCCGGCCACATCATGCCCTATGGGCCGACCCAATTCGTCGACGGCCAGAACCAGGGCGCAGCGCCGGTCAATCTCCAGGTGCAGGGCGCGGACATCAAGGTGATCTTCCCCGACACCTTCGCGGATGGGAAGCCCATCTTCCCGGTTCCGGCCTGA
- a CDS encoding transcriptional regulator, GntR family: protein MPGIEPSKTQQVYLLLRDQIAGGAVPHGAPLPPEQSLALQHSVSRITVRRALAELEREGLVRRVQGAGTYATPRHEAKPVIADLSDVLANIVAMGKTTDVKLLAFGYVEAPANIAAALQLAPGERVQRSIRVRLIDGEPFSYLTTHVPERIGVTYSEAELASRPLLSLLERSGIGLARATQEIGALLASPDVAQALEVDIGSALIALTRIAFDEEGRGIEHLFALYRPDRYALRMDLKRTDGAHGRRWAPMARDLMHMRDPVQPQAGPGRTKSRKPRPNGRAI, encoded by the coding sequence ATGCCGGGCATCGAGCCGTCCAAGACCCAGCAGGTCTATCTGCTGCTGCGCGACCAGATCGCCGGCGGCGCCGTGCCGCATGGGGCGCCGCTGCCGCCCGAGCAATCGCTCGCCCTGCAGCATTCGGTCTCGCGCATCACCGTCAGGCGGGCCCTTGCCGAGCTCGAGCGCGAAGGGCTGGTCCGCAGGGTGCAAGGCGCCGGCACCTATGCGACGCCACGCCATGAGGCAAAGCCGGTCATCGCCGACCTGTCGGATGTCCTCGCCAACATCGTGGCGATGGGCAAGACGACGGATGTGAAGCTCCTCGCCTTCGGCTATGTCGAGGCACCGGCCAATATCGCGGCGGCGCTGCAGCTTGCGCCTGGCGAACGGGTGCAGCGCTCCATCCGGGTGCGCCTCATCGACGGCGAGCCCTTCTCCTATCTCACCACCCATGTGCCCGAGCGCATCGGCGTGACCTATTCGGAGGCCGAGCTCGCCTCGCGTCCGTTGCTGTCGCTTCTCGAACGCTCCGGCATCGGCCTGGCGCGGGCGACGCAGGAGATCGGCGCGCTGCTGGCATCGCCCGATGTCGCCCAGGCGCTCGAGGTCGATATCGGCTCGGCCCTGATCGCGCTGACCCGCATCGCCTTCGACGAAGAGGGGCGCGGCATCGAGCATCTCTTCGCGCTTTATCGCCCGGACCGCTATGCGCTGCGCATGGACCTCAAGCGCACCGATGGCGCGCATGGGAGGCGCTGGGCCCCCATGGCCCGGGACCTCATGCACATGCGAGATCCGGTCCAGCCGCAAGCCGGCCCCGGCCGAACGAAGAGCCGCAAACCAAGACCAAACGGGAGAGCGATATGA